The following DNA comes from Ornithinimicrobium avium.
GGGGGCGCCCGAGGCGTGGTGCGCCGGCCTGCTGGAGGAGATCCGCGGGAGCACCGGCGGACTGACCGCCTCGATCGGGGTCGCCACCTCGAAGATGATGGCCAAGCTGGCCAGCGAGATGGACAAGCCGGCGGGCGTCACCGTCATCCGGCCGGGGGAGGAGCTCGCGGCACTCCACCCGCTCAGCGTGCGTGCGATCCCCGGCATCGGACCGGCGACGGGGGCCCGGCTGCGCGGTTTCGGGGTGGAGACGGTCGCCGACCTCGCGCGGGTGTCCGAGGCCGACCTGATGGCGATCTTCGGGACGGCCCAGGGGGCCGCGCTGCACCGCCTGGCCGTCGCCGACGACGAGCGGCCCGTCGTCGCCGAGCGGGAGGCCAAGTCGATCTCGGTCGAGGAGACCTTCGCCACCGACATCACCGACCGGACGGTGCTGGAGGCGGAGCTGGCCCAGATGGCTCAGCGGCTGGCGGCGCGGCTGTCCGCGGCCCAGGTCTTCGCCCGGACCACGACGGTCAAGGCGCGGGAGCACGACTTCACCACGCACACGCGCTCCGGCACGCTGCCCTTCGCGACCGGCGACGAGACGGTCATCCTGCGCGAGGGGCGAAGGCTGCTCGGCACGCTTGACGTCAGCACCGGGCTCCGGCTGCTCGGGCTCGGGGTCGCCGGCCTGACCGGGCACGCCCAGGAGGAGCTGGCGCTGGAGGCGGCCTACCCGGTCGCGGTCCCGGCCGAGCTGCCGGACGTGCTGGCCGAGGCCGAGCCCGAGGAGGGAGCGGAGCCCACCCGGGAGCGTGGCGGGCTGCTGGCCCGGTCGACGGGGGGGTGGAGCACGGGCCAGGACGTGCTCCACGACGAGCACGGTGCCGGCTGGGTGTGGGGCAGCGGGCGGGGCCTTGTCACCGTCCGTTTCGAGGGGCCGCTCACCGGCCCGGGGCCGGTGCGTTCCTTCCGGGCGGACGACCCCGCGCTGCTCGAGGCGGACCCTCCGGACTGGCGGGGGACCCCTGTCTGAGCGTGCTAGTCTTGTCCGTCGTTGCCCCGCTCCCCACGAGCGAGGCGGCACCACCTGTCCGGGTGGCGGAATGGCAGACGCGCTAGCTTGAGGTGCTAGTGCCCTTAACGGGCGTGGGGGTTCAAGTCCCCCTCCGGACACCAGGCGGGCTGACCTGCGGAAACGCGGTCAGCGGGAGTCCGACCGTCATGACCCCCACGCATTCGCTGCCTACACGGGCGATTCGGAGGAGTGGAGCGCTGGCGCTTCACTTCCCTGTGCTCTGTCACGAGTTCGCGCATGCCCTCCACCCGCCCGGAGTGCGGATGGACCGTCACGCTGCGACCCGCCATGCCGACCCTCGCACTAAGATGCGCTACGACCGAGCACGCAAGAACCTCGACCGTCACCCCAACTACATCCTGGCCGCCTACATGGCCTCCGGCACCTGAGGGACGCGAGGGGAGCTGCCGCAACGAGGATTGGGGTGATGAACCGGAGACCGTTGCGTCGTGGTACTGCGGGTAGTACCGTTGAGGCGTGCCGTCCGTTGCCAAGATCCTGGCTCAGATGCGAGCCAACCCGCGCAACATCAGGTACGAGGATCTCGCCAAGGTGTGCGAGCACAATTTCGGCCCACCCAGGACCAGCGGCGGCTCGCACGCCGTGTTCAAGACACCGTGGCCGGGCGACCCGCGAGTGTCCAGAACGACCATGGCAAGGCCAAGCCGTACCAGGTCCGACAGGTCCTGGCGGCGATCGAGAAGAAGGAGGCAGCCCAGTGAGCACCACGATGCCCGACGTCTCGCACTACACCTACCGCGTCAGTTGGTCTCCCGAGGACGAGGAGTTCGTCGCCACCTGCCTTGAGCTGCCCTCCCTGTCCTGGCTTGCCCCCACCCAGGACGAGGCCTTGCACGGCCTCCGCGACCTGGTGCACCACGTCGTTGAAGACCTACACCGCAGCAACGAGCCCATCCCCGAGCCATTGTCCTCACGGGCCTATTCGGGCAAGTTCAACCTGCGCGTCGGCGAACGACTCCACCGCGAGCTCGCCATCAAGGCAGCCGAAGAACACCTCAGCCTCAACCAGTACGTCGTCCGCAAACTCGGCGACGCATCCTGAGCTGCCAATCCTGTATTGGCACCAGGAGCGTGGTCGCACGCTATTGCCGTCTGTCGCGGGCCTCGACGTGCGTCCTTCCACCGCCTGTCGACCAGCGGGAATTTAGGCGTGTGCCGATGAGGAGCACGTTGCCGTGGCTCCGGGCCCATGCCCTCAGTGGGTGAGAGTCACGAGAAGGCGGCCTCGAGGGCAAAAAAGATGAATCCGATGAAACGGGTGGGGTCTGACTTGCTTGGCGGTAGCAGATGGGGCGGCGTTTCGGGCGAGACGGGCGGCTCGCTTATTGCCGTGATTCTGAAGCCCGCGGCGGTGAACGACTCCGCCATCGCGCTCAGCGAGCGGTACCAAATCGTCAGTGTCGCGGAGACGCCGTCGAAGTCGTACTCCTCTTGGTTCGGCACGGTCGCGAAGTAGTTGACCTCTGGGTACATCAGCGGTGGGATGAGTGGGTGGTTGACCACCACGACGAGTCGACCGCCAGGCTTCAGCACCCGGTGCAGCTCGGCCAGCGGCAGCGACCAGTCCTCGACGTAGTGAAGAACGAGCACCACCAGCGCGTCGTCGAAGGCTTCGGTCTCGTACGGAAGTGGCTGGGTCAGGTCAGCCACCTCCAGGTCAGCCTCGTCTCCGAGCCGCTGCCGGGCGAGCCGGATCATTGCGGGGCTGGCGTCGAACGCAGTCACGGCCGCGCCCCGCTCCTTCAGGTCGGCCAGGAGCGGTCCGGAGCCGCAGCCCGCGTCCAAGATCCTGCGCCCCGCGACATCACCGAGCAGCTCCAATACCGCTGGCCGGGCGTACCACCGGTTGAACAGGCCGTTCTCGTTGGCTCGCGCGTACGCATCAGCGAACGCGTCGTAGTGGTCTGGTTGCTGCTCGACGGTCTGCGGTTCGGACGTCATGTCACGCCAGTTTGCCAGGTCGGTTGCGCTCGGCATCGGCTTCCGCGCGGCCCGAGTCCCATATTGTGGACGCATGGCGAGGCCGTTCATCACGGTACGGAATCTGGAGCTCAGGATCAGGGAGGGCACCCTTCCTTGGGATGAGTCGGTTTCTTACGACACGGTCGACCTCATCCTGGACGGTAAGAACTTGGTGGAGTGGCTTCGCCCGTACGCACCACCCGGGCTTGACCCGCCCGAGTACCTCGGTCATCGTTTCGGGACCAACATGACGGAGCTTCTGCTTGGCCGAGGTCCTGTGGACGCGTCCGGGCGCGCAGCGCTTCTGGGATGTACGTGCTCGGACATCAACTGCGGCCCACTTCTGGTTCTTATAGACGTTGAGCCCGAAACCGTGACGTGGTCGCACTTTGGGCGGGGACCTGACATCGAGTACGACTGGCTGGAGCTGCAGTTCGACCGGGACACCTACGTGATGGCGCTCACGAAGTACGAGCAGACCACCTGATTCGGCTACCGTCGCGCCGAGCCGGCGGGCGCCATGCTCGGGACCCTGTACTACATCGTCGTCCAGTGACAACCTGCAGCCGTGTGTGCAGGTGATCTCCGGGTTGCGCAAGGAGTCCGAGCGCACCTGGGACGACCGCTACCCTGCGGGAACCCAGGGCAAGCGCCCGAACCGGTCCCAGGTGTACTCGGGTACGGCTGAGCGCAGATGAGCAGGCCAGGGTCCAGAGCGTGGCCGGGGCCACGCACCTACCTGCGTCGACCCTGGTGCGTTCCTGGATCCTCGAGCGGCTTGACCAAGAGAGCGCCTGACACGCACTACCTCGTCCAGGGGAGAGCATCGAATCGCCGTTGACGAATGCTCAGTCGCCGCAGGCGTTCGGCGCGTACCTCAGCGGACCTGGCAACCAGGACCCCGAAGTGCAGCTCGGCCAGGGTGGCAGCGCTGATGGCCAGGACGGCGGGGATGGGCGAACGGTGTCATCGAACAGTTCTCGGTCAGCCTTCCAATCCCCGTCGAGGGCACAGATGCGGTCCACTACCTCGTCCACGGCATGCGCCGGGGGAGCGGCTTCGCCGAGAAGGACCGGATGGCCGCGCAGAACGTGGCCGACGCCCTCGTCGCGCACGGCACCGGTCGGGCCGTCTACCTCTCGGGCATCGTCCCCCCCGTGGAGCACGGGGAGCCCAGCGAGCACATCACGTCCCGCCTCGAGGTCGAGAAGATCCTCAGCACGACGCCGGCGACGGTGCTCACGCTGCGCGCCGCGGTGCTGATGGGCAGCGGCTCCACCTCATTCGAGATCATCCGCCAGGTGAGCGAGCGCATGCCCGTCCAGACCGTGCCGACCTGGATGAATTCCGACGTCCAGCCGATCGCCGTCGTCGACGCGGTCACCGCGCTCGTGGGTGCCCTGACCGCGGAAGTAGGAAGCCGAAGCTACGACATCGGCGGGCCCGACAGGCTGCCCTACGGGGACCTGCTCGATAGGTATGCCGTCATGGCGGGTGTGCCGAGGAGGACTTCGTCCGTGACCTGCTGCCCGACGACTACCCGCTGATGGGTCTGGAGGAGTCGATCCGCCGGTCGTTGGCGGACCGCGGTACGCAGACTCCTGCAGACTCCCGCACGGCGGACCCGATGGGCCCCATGCCCCAGGACCCGTCCTGGGCTGCCGGCGGCACCGGGCAGCCGCTGCTCGCCAGGGCGGTCGACACCGTGCAGGACGTCGCCGGCCGGGTGCTCCCGCACTAGCACCCAAGACCGGGGGCGGCGAAGGAGATCGGGCGCCTGACGCCGAGTCTGGACGATGCGTAGGCTGGCGGTCACCGCCAGGCCCGTCGAGAGGACCGCTCCGATGACCACCGTCGTCACCCACCCCACCGTCCTGACCGAGATCGATGTGGAGGAGCGCGTCGCGACGGTCACCCTCAACCGCCCGGAGAAGCGCAACGCGCTCTCCCTCGCGCTGATGACCGAGGTCGTGGAGGTGCTGCGCGAGATCGGGGCGCGCAAGGACGTCTCCGTGGTGATCCTCGCCGGCGCCGGCCCGGCGTTCAGCGCCGGCCACGACCTCGGCGAGATGACCGGCCGCAGCATGGAGGAGTACCGCGAGATCTTCGACCGGTGCTGCGAGCTGATGGAGACGGTGCAGTCGATCCCGCAGCCCGTCATCGCCCGGGTCCAGGGCATCGCCACCGCTGCGGGTTGCCAGCTCGCCGCCACCTGCGACCTGGTGGTCGCCGAGGAGGCGGCCCGCTTCGGGACGCCCGGGGTGAAGATCGGCCTGTTCTGCTCCACCCCGATGGTCGCGGTCAGCCGGGTCGTCGGCCAGAAGCGTGCGATGCAGCTGCTCCTCACCGGCGTCCCGATCGACGCCGCGACCGCCGCAGACTGGGGCCTGGTCAACGAGGTCGTCCCCGCCGACCGGCTCGAGGGGCGAACCCGCGAGCTGGCCCTGCAGATCGCCGCCGCCAGCTCGGTCGTGACCGGGATCGGCAAGGAGGCCTTCTACGCCCAGATCTCCCGCGACCAGCGGTCGGCCTATGAGTACACCAAGACGGTGATGACCATGAACGCGCTCGCGCCCGACGCCCAGGAGGGCATGTGTGCGTTCCTGGAGAAGCGCCAGCCCACCTGGTCCGACCGCACCTGAGGTCGTCGCGTCCGCCGGTCTAGTCTCGGGGCATGGACTGCTGTGGCAGCGGCTACGACGAGGTCTTCACCGAGCGGCAGGCCCGCTGGCTGCGGCGACGCTACGAGAAGCGCGGGCTCGGCGAACCCGGCCGCACCATGGTCGACCTCGTCGCGGCCCGCGGTCTGGACGGGGCCACCGTGCTCGAGATCGGCGGGGGAGTCGGTGAGCTGCACGTCGAGCTCCTGCGGCGCGGGGCCGCGCGGGCCAGCAGCGTCGAGCTCACCTCGTCCTGGGGGGCCGAGGCCCGGCGCCTGCTGCGTGACCACCAGCTGGAGGGCCGCGTGACGAGGGCCGTCGGCGACCTGGTCCAGGACCCCGGACTCGCCGGGGAGGCGGACGTCGTGGTGCTCAACCGGGTGGTCTGCTGCTACCCGGACGTCGTCTCTCTGCTCGCCGCCGCAGGCTCGCGCGCCGGGCGGACGCTCGCCTTCTCCTACCCGCCCCGCAACGCCGTCGTCCGCGTCGGGCTGGCGGTGGTCAACGGGTGGCAGCGGTTCAAGGGCCGGGACTACCGGGCCTTCGCGCACCCGCCCGGCATGATGCACGAGGTGCTGGAGCAGGCCGGCCTGCGCCCGGTGGTGCGCACCCGCAGCGGGGTGTGGACGGTGAGCGTGCTGGAGCGCGCGGACGCCCTCGAGCGGGCGGCCTGAGCCCTCAGCCCGCGACCCTCAGCGCGCCGGCGCCAGCTGCAGCGTCGTCAGGCAGGTGGGGCTGCCCGGCGTGGTGCTCAGCGGCACGCTGCCGGTGCCCCCGCCGGCGGACATCTCGACCGTGCCGCCCTGGACGCCCCGGGGCAGCCAGAACCCGGCGAAGCCGTTGGCGCCCGTGGTCACGGTCTGCTCCACGAGCACCTCACCGGTGCCGTCGGTGATGCGCACCTCGACGTCCTCGCCGGGCAGCTCGCCCTGGCAGCCCCCGAGCGCGTGGTAGAAGCAGTCGTGGGTGGTGCGCACGTAGGGCGCCACCGAGACGTAGAAGAGGTCGTCGGGGAGGGGCAGCGCGGTCTCGGTGCTCCCGTCGCCCACCACGAGGTGGTCCTCACGGACCGAGGCCTGCACCGTCAGCGGCCTGGTGCCGGGGTCGGACTCCAGCCGGTCCACGACCTCACGCCCGTCGGCACCCGCCAGGCCGAACGGCGCGAGCAGCGCCTCCACGTCCGCCGAGCTGGCGCTGGCCAGGGGGGCTGCACCTGCGGCACCGTCCGCCTCGGTCGCGGGCTGGGAGCAGCCGGTCAGGGCGAGCGCGAGGGCGAGGCCGAGCGCGGAGATCGTCAGAGGTGCACGCATGGGGCCATATTACTACGTGCTGTCGTTGCGCATGCCCGCTCAGTCCTCCCCGGCGAGCTCCAGCAACGCGTCCAGGTCGGTGATCGTGACGCGTCCACCCGGGCGCTGGGCGATGACGCCGGTGTCGGTCAGCCGGCGCAGCTGCCGGCTGAGCGACTCCGGCGTGGTGTCGAGCAGCGAGGCGATGTCCTTCTTGGCCAGGGGAAGGGTCACCGTGGGGCCGTCGCCGGTGTGCCGTGCGGGCAGCGAGACGAGGTAGGCGGCCAGCCGCGAGGAGACGTCGCCGCTGATGACGGACGCCAGCCGGGCCTCGGTCTCATCCAGCCGCCGGCTCACGCCCTGCAGCAGCCGCAGCCCGACGCTGGGGTGCTCGCGGAGCAGCCGGTCGAGGTCGGCGTGCCGGAAGACGCACATGCTGCCGGTCTCCATCGCCGTGGCGAAGTGGTCGGGGCGCGCCCCGCTGATGAACGCCGACTCGCCGGCGAAGTCCCCGGGACCCAGCACCCGCACGATCTGCTCGTGGCCGTCCGGGCTCACCCGGGAGATCTTGACCCGACCGGTGTGCACCACCATCAGCTGGGAGACGTCCGAGCCGGGGGCGTAGACCTGGTCGTCCTTGTCGACCCGCGTCGGCCTCGCCACCTGGGCCACCTCGACCTGCTCCTCGTGGGTCAGACCCTGGAAGAGCGGCACGCGGGCCACGCACAGGTCGTCCTGCGCGGCCATGGGCAGCTCGATCATCGTCATGGGGCCCCGGTCAGCCGATGGGGCGGCAGTCGTTGCCGCACTCGCTGTCGTGGTCCTCGTGGCCCGACCACGACGATGCGCGGTGGAGCACCGCGGTGCTCGGCGTGATCCGCAGCGCGCCGGCCTCGTCCAGCACGCCCTCGCCGTCCACGATGAGGGTGTAGCCGCCGCGCTCCCGCGGCGGCATCAGCACCGTCACCGCGGGCCGGTCGCCCACCGTCCGCCGCGCGGTCCTCCCGGGCTCTTCGAGGACGACGACGCCCTCCACGAGCTCGGGGAAGACCTCGGCCACGTGAGGGCGTGGCTCGCCGGCCGTCAGCAGGTATGCGGTGTCGTGGCGTCCGAGCGCCTCGCCGAGCGCCGTCAGGTCCACCGGGATGCTCATGGCCCCATCATGCCCGGCACACTGGGGGACATGCCTGCCACCCCCGACCCGCGCACCACCGGTCTGCTCCTCGCCGCAGGGGCCGGCCGCCGCTACGGCGGGCCCAAGGCGCTCGTGGTCGAGGACGGCGAGCCGTGGGTGGTGCGCACCGCCCGTGCCCTGCTCGACGGCGGCTGCGCCGACGTCCTCGTGGTCACCGGGGCGGACGCCGACCAGGTCGAGGAGCTGCTCGCCACCCACGAGGGCAGCAGGGTCGCCACCACCCGGTGCGGCACCTGGGAGGAAGGCATGGGCGAGTCGCTGCGCGCCGGCCTCACCGCCCTGGCCACCCGGGGCCGCGCGGTGCCGCTCCGTGTCCTCGTCCACCTGGTGGACCTGCCGGACGTCGGCGCCGACGTCGTCGCCCGCGTCCTCGCGTCCCGGGGAGGCGGCACCGACGACCTGGCCCGCGCGGCCTACGACGGGCGCCCCGGGCACCCGGTCCTGCTGGGCCGGGACCACTGGCAGCGCGCCCTGGCTGACGCCAGCGGGGACGCGGGCGCGCGCACCTACCTGAGGCGGGCCACGCCATACCTCGTCGAGTGCGGCGACCTGTCCACCGGACGGGACGTCGACACCAGGGAGTGACCGCCGGCCGGAGAACGCGGCGAGCGTGCGCCATACTCGCCCCATGCAGGCCGCCGACGTCTTCGCCAGCCCCCGGTCGCTCGCCGACGCCCTCGGGGGCACCGGCTACCTGGCCGACGACGGCCTGGCCACCGTGGCCTGGCTCGGCCGCAGGCTGGGCCGCCCGATCCTGCTCGAGGGGGAGCCGGGCACCGGCAAGACCGCGCTGGCCGAAGGGGTCGCCGAGCTGCTGGACGTGCCGGTGGTGCGGCTGCAGTGCTACGAGGGGATCGAGGCCAGCCAGGCCCTCTACGACTGGGACTTTCCCCGCCAGATCCTGCACCTGCGCGCGGTCGAGGCGGCTGGCGCGGGTGACGGACGCGACGTGGAGGCCGAGCTGTTCACCGACCGCTTCCTGCTGCCGCGTCCCATCCTGCGCGCCCTCCGGGAGCCGTGCGTGCTGCTCATCGACGAGGTCGACCGTGCCGACGACGAGTTCGAGGCATTCCTGCTCGAGGTGCTCTCCACCTGGTCGGTGACCATCCCCGAGCTCGGCACGGTCGCGGCGGCCGAGCCGCCCTTCACCGTGCTCACCTCCAACCGGACCCGCGAGCTGCACGACGCGCTCAAGCGCCGCTGCCTCTACCACTGGATCGACCACCCGGGGCTGGAGCGCGAGCTGGCGATCGTGCGCTCGCGGCTGCCCGGGGTCGACCAGGCGCTGGCGGCCCAGGTCGTCGAGGTGGTCCAGCGGCTGCGCGCCGAGGAGGACCTCGTCAAGACGCCCGGCGTCGCCGAGACCCTCGACTGGGCGCGGGCGCTGCAGGCGCTCGGCGTCAGCCGGCTCGACCCCGAGGTGGCGGCCAGCACCCTGGGCGCGGCCGTGAAGTACCGCGAGGACGCCGAGCGCGTCCGCGTCGCGCTCGACCGGATGCTCACCCCCTGACCGGTATGCCGTGAGCTCGCCCGTGCAGCAGCCGCACCAGGTCGACGGCTGGGACGCCGCCCAGACCCTGGGCGGCTTCGCGCGAGCCTGCCGGGCGGCGGGGATGCCGGTGACCGCGGACCGCGAGCGCACCTTCCTGTCCGCCTGCGCGGCGCTGGGCCTGGCCCGGCGCGACGACGTCTACTGGGCCGGACGGGCCACCCTCACCGCCTCGCCGGCCGACGTGGAGCCCTACGACCGGGTGTTCACCGGGTGGTTCGGGGGCCGGCCGATGCACGCCGTCAGCCAGCACGAGGTGGCCCGCTCCACCACCGTGCAGGCCGCGCTGGAGGAGTCGGCCCCGGGTGACGGGAAGGACGGCGGCTCCGAGGACGTGGTGCGTGCCGCCGCCTCCACCGAGGAGGTCCTGCGCCACCGGGACGTCGCCGGCCTGTCCCCCGCCGACCGGGCCGCGCTGCGCCGGCAGTTCGCCACGCTGCGCCCGCGCCCGCCGACCCGCCCGGCGCGCCGCCACGTGCCCGCCCACCACGGCACCGTGGACGGTCGCGCCACCGCCCGCCTGCACCTGCGCCACCTGGGGGAGCCGGCGCGGATCCGCTACCGCCGCCGGGGACGGCGCGCGCGGAAGGTGGTGCTGCTCGTGGACGTCAGCGGGTCGATGAGCGCCTACGCCGACGCGCTGCTGCGGCTGGCGCACGTCATGGTCCAGGCCGCGCCGCGCACCACGGAGGTCTTCACCGTCGGCACCCGGCTGACGCACGTCACGAGGGCCCTGCGCGAGCGGGACCCGGACCGGGCGCTGCTGGCCGCCGGCGAGGCCGTGCCCGACTGGTCGGGCGGCACCCGGCTGGGGGAGTCCGTCGGGGTCTTCCTGCGCCGCTTCGGCCGGCGCGGCATGGCGCGCGGCGCGGTCGTGGTGATCTTCAGCGACGGCTGGGAGCGGGAGCGACCCGAGCTCCTCGGCGAGCAGGTGCGGCGGCTGCGGACCCTGGCCCACAGGGTGGTCTGGGTGAACCCCCACCGGGGCAAGACCGGCTACCTGCCGGTGCAGGCCGGGATCGTGGCCTGCCTGCCGCACGTCGACGCGTTCGTCGCCGGTCATTCCCTGGCCGCCTTCGAGGAGGTCCTGGACGTCGTCGCCGGGGCTCAACGTCCTGGAGGGCCTTGACCCGCCGTGGGATGCTGAGGCATGCGTGACGTTCTTGATGAGCTCCTCGCCTGGTGGCGGGCCGGGGAGCAGGTGGCGCTGGGGACCGTGGTCGGCACCTGGTCCTCGGCGCCGCGGCAGCCGGGCGCCGCCATGGTCGTGGGCGTCGGGGGAGAGGCGGTGGGCTCGGTCTCCGGAGGGTGCGTGGAGGGCGCGGTCTACGAGCTGGGCGAGCAGGTCATCGGCTCGGGCGCGCCGGTGCTGCAGCGCTACGGCGTCTCCGACGACGAGGCGATGGGCGTGGGCCTGACCTGCGGCGGGATCCTGGACGTCTTCGTGGAGCGCGTCTCCCCGCAGGACTTCCCCGAGCTGGGCGAGATCGCCGAGGACATCGACGCGGGCCGGCCGGTCGCGGTGGCGACGGTCGTGGCGCACCCCGACGCCGCATACCTCGGGCGGCACCTGGTGATCCGTCCGGAGGGGGAGGAGCCGGCCGGGACGCTGGGCAGCGAGCGGATCGACCACTCGGTCGTCGACGACGCGCGGGGGATGCTCGCGCAGGGGCGGACCGGGACGATCGAGTACGGCCCCGAGGGCGAGAGGCGCGGCGAGGGGATGCGCGTCTTCGTCGCCTCCTACGCGCCCAAGCCACGGATGCTCGTCTTCGGCGCCATCGACTTCGCGGCGGCCGTGGCTCGGGTCGGCAGCTTCCTGGGCTACCACGTCACCGTGTGCGACGCACGACCCGTCTTCGCGACCCGCACCCGCTTCCCGCAGGCCGACGAGGTCGTGGTCACGTGGCCGCACCGCTACGTCGCCGAGGAGCTGGCGGCAGGGCGGCTCGACTCCCGCACCGTCGCCTGCGTCCTGACCCACGACCCGAAGTTCGACGTGCCCCTGCTGGAGATCCTGCTCGGCGAGGACGCGCCGGACCTGGCCTACATCGGTGCGATGGGATCCCGGCGCACCCACGAGGACCGGCTGGCCCGGCTGCGCGAGGCGGGACTGAGCGAGGACCACCTGGCCCGGCTGCGCAGCCCCATCGGGCTCGACCTCGGCGCGCGCACCCCGGAGGAGACGGCCGTGAGCATCGCGGCGGAGATCATCCAGGACCGCTGGGGCGGCGGCGGCGAACCGCTGACCACGACCCGGGGCCCGATCCACCGGCACGGCTGGGTGGAGGCCGCGCCGAGCATTTGAAGGGTCCCTGACCTGCTTTAAAAGGAGTACGAACATCGGGTAGCGAGGGTCTTCCGGCTGCGCTATGGTGCTTCCAGCCTTCATCCAGGCGGGTCCGGCCCGCACACGAGAACGGGGACGAGCATGGCGGTCGTCGACGAGCGTCAGGAGGTCCAGGAGGGCGGCCGAGCAGAGCTCCCGATCTCCAAGGGATGGGTCCAGGGCATCGCCCTGGTCTTCGTGTTCGGGTTCACGGTGATGGGCATCCTCGCCGCCCGCACCTACACCGACTCGATGCCGCAGCCGCAGACCGTGGTCAGCTCCTCGGGGGAGACCGTCTACACCTCCGAGGACATCACCTCGGGCCAGCAGATCTTCCTGCGGCGGGGCCTGCAGCAGTACGGCTCGGTGATGGGGCACGGCGGCTACCTCGGGCCGGACTTCACGGCCGAGTACCTGCGCCTGTCCAGCGACAACGTCGCCCAGCAGCTGACCGATGCCGGCGTCCAGGACCCGACGGCCGCCACCGTGGAGATGATGCGGACCAACCGCTACGACGCCGCGACCGGCACGCTGGTGCTGACGCCGGAGCAGGTCGTCGCCTTCGAGGACATCACGGCGCACTACGCGGCCTACCTCGGGGAGGACTCCACCAAGTACGGGTTCATCCCGCGGATGATCACCGACCCGCAGGAGATCCACGACATCACCGCCTTCTTCGGGTGGACGGCGTGGGCGGCGGCGGCCGAGCGCCCCGGGCACGACTACTCCTACACGAACAACTGGCCCCCCGAGACCCGTGTCGCCAACGCCCCGACCGCGGACATCCTCGTCTGGTCGGCGATGTCGCTGGTCGCCCTCCTCGCCGGCCTGGGCGCGCTCTTCGCCCTC
Coding sequences within:
- a CDS encoding XdhC family protein, which codes for MRDVLDELLAWWRAGEQVALGTVVGTWSSAPRQPGAAMVVGVGGEAVGSVSGGCVEGAVYELGEQVIGSGAPVLQRYGVSDDEAMGVGLTCGGILDVFVERVSPQDFPELGEIAEDIDAGRPVAVATVVAHPDAAYLGRHLVIRPEGEEPAGTLGSERIDHSVVDDARGMLAQGRTGTIEYGPEGERRGEGMRVFVASYAPKPRMLVFGAIDFAAAVARVGSFLGYHVTVCDARPVFATRTRFPQADEVVVTWPHRYVAEELAAGRLDSRTVACVLTHDPKFDVPLLEILLGEDAPDLAYIGAMGSRRTHEDRLARLREAGLSEDHLARLRSPIGLDLGARTPEETAVSIAAEIIQDRWGGGGEPLTTTRGPIHRHGWVEAAPSI
- a CDS encoding AAA family ATPase, with translation MQAADVFASPRSLADALGGTGYLADDGLATVAWLGRRLGRPILLEGEPGTGKTALAEGVAELLDVPVVRLQCYEGIEASQALYDWDFPRQILHLRAVEAAGAGDGRDVEAELFTDRFLLPRPILRALREPCVLLIDEVDRADDEFEAFLLEVLSTWSVTIPELGTVAAAEPPFTVLTSNRTRELHDALKRRCLYHWIDHPGLERELAIVRSRLPGVDQALAAQVVEVVQRLRAEEDLVKTPGVAETLDWARALQALGVSRLDPEVAASTLGAAVKYREDAERVRVALDRMLTP
- a CDS encoding vWA domain-containing protein, with protein sequence MSSPVQQPHQVDGWDAAQTLGGFARACRAAGMPVTADRERTFLSACAALGLARRDDVYWAGRATLTASPADVEPYDRVFTGWFGGRPMHAVSQHEVARSTTVQAALEESAPGDGKDGGSEDVVRAAASTEEVLRHRDVAGLSPADRAALRRQFATLRPRPPTRPARRHVPAHHGTVDGRATARLHLRHLGEPARIRYRRRGRRARKVVLLVDVSGSMSAYADALLRLAHVMVQAAPRTTEVFTVGTRLTHVTRALRERDPDRALLAAGEAVPDWSGGTRLGESVGVFLRRFGRRGMARGAVVVIFSDGWERERPELLGEQVRRLRTLAHRVVWVNPHRGKTGYLPVQAGIVACLPHVDAFVAGHSLAAFEEVLDVVAGAQRPGGP